A section of the Humulus lupulus chromosome 2, drHumLupu1.1, whole genome shotgun sequence genome encodes:
- the LOC133815341 gene encoding uncharacterized mitochondrial protein AtMg00810-like: MATGKPISSMDGERLTNPIVFRSLLGALQYLCHTRPDIAYAVNKLSQFIQEPTTKHWRGAKRVLRYLKGTITHGIHIGLNDRLSIVGDSDADWACCPDDRKSVAGYCVFLGDALVSWSSKKQAVVSRSNTESEYRALAQVAAEISWIESLLKELKFPLSSKSMT, translated from the coding sequence ATGGCTACGGGTAAACCTATTTCATCAATGGATGGTGAAAGACTCACTAATCCTATAGTGTTCAGAAGTTTGCTTGGGGCACTACAATACCTATGTCATACACGACCGGACATAGCATATGCAGTGAATAAACTAAGCCAATTTATTCAAGAGCCAACAACCAAGCACTGGAGAGGAGCAAAAAGGGTCCTAAGGTATCTAAAAGGTACCATCACTCATGGAATTCACATCGGTCTGAATGACAGATTGAGTATAGTTGGGGACTCTGATGCGGACTGGGCTTGTTGTCCAGATGATAGAAAATCAGTGGCAGGGTATTGTGTGTTCCTAGGAGATGCTCTTGTGTCGTGGTCATCTAAGAAGCAAGCAGTGGTATCACGGTCCAATACAGAGTCTGAGTATAGGGCTCTTGCACAAGTAGCAGCTGAGATATCATGGATTGAATCATTGCTCAAAGAACTGAAGTTCCCACTATCATCAAAATCTATGACCTAG